A part of Terriglobus roseus genomic DNA contains:
- a CDS encoding DMT family transporter, whose product MVPRTASLLALAVAIGAETSATTALKASQGFTRLWPSVIVVIGYAIAFYSMTIALRTMPVGVVYAIWSGVGITLISLLGWLVYRERLDAPAVLGIVLICSGVLVIQIFSKSQAH is encoded by the coding sequence ATGGTTCCACGTACTGCCAGTCTGCTTGCTCTTGCGGTTGCGATCGGCGCAGAGACTTCTGCGACCACTGCACTCAAGGCCTCACAAGGTTTCACGCGGTTGTGGCCTTCCGTCATCGTTGTGATCGGTTACGCCATTGCGTTCTATTCCATGACCATTGCACTTCGGACCATGCCCGTGGGAGTGGTGTATGCCATCTGGTCTGGCGTTGGCATTACGCTGATTTCGCTCTTGGGATGGCTGGTCTATCGCGAACGCTTGGATGCTCCCGCAGTGCTTGGCATTGTTCTGATCTGCTCCGGCGTGTTGGTCATCCAGATCTTTTCAAAGTCGCAGGCACACTAA
- a CDS encoding RecQ family ATP-dependent DNA helicase, whose product MQSPTPSPDLESLLHSVFGFREFRASQRAVCEAATKGRDVLLVMPTGAGKSLCYQLPAIARGGTALVISPLIALMDDQAHKLTSLGLNVGRIHSGLDREASRQVCRDYLDGKLQFLFIAPERFRVPGFGPMLAKRKPSLIAIDEAHCISQWGHDFRPDYRNLAAHLDALRPAPIIALTATATPQVQKDIVAELALNNAAEFIQGFRRTNLAVEVVEVSKPRRTEMARKLLSESTSRPAIIYAPSRKDAETLATELNSAFPTATYHAGLEPATRDKVQRGFLDGQLEVVVATIAFGMGIDKANVRTVLHMAMPSTVESFYQEIGRAGRDGKPARSVLMYSFADRRMHDFFLERDYPPTDTLSRIATALQAEPIHADDLRIKLRLDLDVFGPALDKLLAQGAAQIDMGGNVSRADNPSPAWMARYNTQVSFRRGQIDAMMRFASAAECRMSALIRHFGDMSDNRACGLCDFCSPERASSQTFRDPSSSELREIHRILRELADAPHGKSTGKLHTELYSRNELDRKELDVLLDAMGRAGYITLESASFVSPEGKEITYRRALITHEGREANDGEPIIGIQMRDITETAALPSKRSRSQSKNGSSGSRAKSQKSDQENTPLTADQKIADAALRTWRTEEAKKMKKPPFVIFGDRTLRQIVLDNPRSVEDLEDVSGIGAAKAARWGDAIIAVLHGELPLHETAAAPVPTPAKEAKPTPQKDSSATRNFTPTPMRPSTLSYLRD is encoded by the coding sequence ATGCAGTCGCCCACCCCATCCCCGGACCTCGAATCGCTCCTCCACAGCGTCTTCGGATTCCGCGAATTCCGAGCCAGCCAGCGTGCCGTCTGCGAAGCCGCTACCAAGGGTCGCGATGTTCTCCTGGTCATGCCTACGGGCGCGGGCAAAAGCCTCTGCTATCAGCTTCCCGCCATCGCCCGCGGCGGCACTGCGTTGGTTATCTCGCCGCTGATTGCGCTCATGGACGATCAGGCGCACAAGCTCACATCGCTTGGCCTCAACGTGGGCCGTATTCACTCCGGCCTCGACCGCGAAGCCAGCCGCCAGGTCTGTCGCGACTATCTCGACGGCAAACTTCAGTTCCTCTTCATTGCTCCCGAGCGCTTCCGAGTGCCCGGCTTTGGCCCCATGCTCGCCAAACGCAAGCCCTCACTCATTGCGATTGACGAAGCCCACTGCATCTCGCAATGGGGCCACGACTTCCGGCCTGACTACCGCAACCTTGCTGCACATCTTGATGCCCTGCGCCCTGCGCCCATCATCGCGTTGACCGCAACCGCGACGCCGCAGGTACAGAAGGACATCGTCGCCGAACTCGCGCTGAACAACGCCGCAGAATTCATTCAAGGCTTCCGTCGCACCAACCTCGCTGTAGAAGTCGTAGAAGTTTCCAAGCCACGCCGTACGGAGATGGCGCGCAAGCTTCTCAGCGAATCGACGAGTCGGCCTGCCATCATCTACGCGCCCTCGCGAAAAGATGCGGAAACGCTTGCCACCGAACTCAACAGCGCATTCCCTACCGCCACGTATCACGCGGGCCTGGAACCCGCTACGCGCGACAAGGTGCAGCGTGGCTTCCTTGACGGTCAACTCGAAGTCGTCGTCGCCACCATTGCGTTCGGTATGGGAATCGACAAAGCCAATGTACGCACCGTGCTCCACATGGCCATGCCCTCAACTGTAGAAAGCTTCTATCAGGAGATCGGTCGCGCCGGGCGCGACGGCAAACCCGCACGCTCCGTCCTGATGTACAGCTTCGCCGACCGCCGCATGCACGACTTTTTCCTGGAGCGGGACTACCCGCCGACGGACACGCTCTCGCGCATCGCCACAGCCTTGCAAGCCGAGCCGATCCATGCTGATGACCTCCGGATTAAGTTGCGGCTCGATCTCGACGTCTTCGGTCCTGCGCTCGACAAACTGCTCGCACAGGGGGCCGCGCAGATCGATATGGGCGGCAACGTCAGCCGTGCGGACAATCCGTCGCCCGCATGGATGGCTCGTTACAACACGCAGGTCAGCTTCCGCCGCGGCCAGATTGATGCCATGATGCGTTTTGCCTCCGCTGCCGAATGCCGCATGTCTGCGCTCATCCGTCACTTCGGCGATATGTCAGACAATCGCGCCTGCGGCCTCTGCGACTTTTGCTCACCGGAACGCGCCTCCTCGCAAACCTTCCGCGATCCGTCATCGTCCGAGCTGCGTGAGATCCATCGCATCCTCCGCGAACTTGCTGACGCCCCCCACGGCAAATCCACTGGCAAGCTGCACACTGAGCTTTACTCGCGTAACGAACTTGATCGCAAGGAACTCGACGTCCTGCTCGACGCCATGGGGCGTGCCGGCTACATCACGCTGGAATCGGCGAGCTTCGTCAGTCCCGAAGGCAAGGAGATCACCTATCGCCGCGCCCTCATCACACACGAAGGCCGAGAAGCCAATGACGGCGAGCCCATCATCGGCATCCAGATGCGCGACATCACAGAAACAGCCGCTCTGCCATCCAAGCGGTCACGCAGCCAGTCGAAGAACGGTTCTTCTGGGAGCCGCGCCAAATCGCAGAAGAGCGATCAGGAGAATACGCCACTCACCGCAGATCAGAAGATTGCGGACGCAGCTTTACGCACCTGGCGAACTGAGGAAGCAAAGAAGATGAAGAAACCGCCCTTCGTCATCTTTGGCGACCGTACCCTCCGCCAGATCGTCCTCGACAATCCCCGCTCCGTGGAAGATCTGGAAGACGTATCCGGCATCGGTGCTGCGAAAGCCGCCCGTTGGGGCGACGCGATCATAGCGGTCCTCCACGGCGAACTCCCGTTGCATGAAACCGCGGCCGCTCCGGTCCCCACGCCCGCAAAGGAAGCGAAGCCAACACCACAAAAAGACAGCTCTGCAACGCGTAACTTTACCCCGACACCTATGCGGCCTTCGACGCTTTCCTATCTCCGCGACTAA
- the pdxS gene encoding pyridoxal 5'-phosphate synthase lyase subunit PdxS, whose protein sequence is MADLSSSNGNYAPHGLRLKTGLAEMLKGGVIMDVMNVEQARIAEEAGAVSVMALERVPAMIRAEGGVARMANTKLIKEIIGSVSIPVMAKARIGHFVEAQILQELGVDFIDESEVLTPADDTFHIDKHAFTTPFVCGARNLGEALRRIAEGAAMIRTKGEPGTGDVIHAVQHMRTMTREIKQLTVMSDDELYHAAKNHGAPYELVRMVKELGKLPVPNFSAGGIATPADAALMMQLGAETVFVGSGIFMKERATPLDVENNAKEREEAVSRATAIVQAARHFDDPKILAEVSAQVLGSMKGLAALAIEEKELMQTRGW, encoded by the coding sequence ATGGCTGACCTGTCCTCTTCCAACGGCAACTACGCGCCGCACGGCCTTCGTCTCAAGACCGGTCTGGCGGAAATGCTCAAGGGCGGCGTCATCATGGACGTCATGAACGTTGAGCAGGCTCGCATCGCTGAAGAAGCGGGCGCCGTCTCCGTCATGGCGCTTGAGCGCGTCCCTGCCATGATCCGCGCCGAGGGTGGCGTGGCCCGTATGGCGAACACCAAGCTCATCAAGGAAATCATCGGCTCCGTCTCCATCCCCGTGATGGCGAAGGCCCGCATCGGCCACTTCGTCGAAGCGCAGATCCTGCAGGAGCTGGGAGTCGACTTCATCGACGAGTCGGAAGTCCTCACACCCGCCGACGACACTTTCCACATCGACAAGCACGCGTTCACCACGCCCTTTGTCTGCGGTGCACGCAACCTGGGTGAAGCGCTTCGCCGCATCGCGGAAGGCGCAGCCATGATCCGCACCAAGGGCGAACCCGGTACCGGCGACGTGATCCACGCTGTACAGCACATGCGCACCATGACACGCGAGATCAAGCAGCTGACCGTCATGAGCGACGACGAGCTGTACCACGCAGCCAAGAACCATGGCGCGCCGTACGAACTCGTCCGCATGGTCAAGGAACTGGGCAAGCTGCCAGTCCCGAACTTCTCCGCTGGCGGCATCGCCACCCCGGCAGACGCAGCCCTGATGATGCAGCTCGGCGCGGAGACGGTTTTCGTCGGCAGCGGCATCTTTATGAAGGAACGCGCCACCCCGCTGGACGTGGAGAACAATGCCAAGGAGCGCGAAGAAGCCGTCAGTCGCGCCACCGCCATCGTTCAGGCCGCCCGCCACTTCGACGACCCCAAGATCCTCGCGGAAGTCAGCGCGCAG
- a CDS encoding alpha/beta hydrolase → MRIVAVMLALVSAVGVAQTAAPVAAPAQNAVPPGFTTSFPPDPGKTLLPLPEGHTWTPLWPDGAPGQQGNEVIDIPAVSVFLPKENPTHSLVVAPGGGYVHLAIKHEGYDIVQWLNQHGVAAVLLRYRLGPKYHHPIELGDAQRAIRFARSHASEWGVDTSHIGMWGFSAGGHLTSSAGTHFDAGNASATDPIDRVSSRPDFLVLAYPVISWDPTVMHAGSKKYLLGDNPDPALVTLMSSELQVTEQTPPTFLFSTTDDRTVPIANSILFYSALVKAKVPVEMHIFRHGAHGAGLATGNPELSVWPDLLLKWLKENGWAQ, encoded by the coding sequence ATGCGAATTGTTGCTGTGATGCTTGCCCTTGTTTCAGCAGTGGGTGTGGCGCAGACGGCTGCGCCGGTTGCTGCTCCTGCTCAGAATGCAGTGCCTCCGGGCTTTACTACGTCGTTTCCGCCTGATCCCGGTAAGACTTTGCTGCCGTTGCCTGAGGGGCATACATGGACGCCGCTTTGGCCGGATGGCGCGCCGGGACAGCAGGGGAATGAGGTTATCGACATTCCCGCTGTAAGTGTGTTCCTGCCAAAGGAAAACCCTACGCATTCCCTGGTGGTGGCACCCGGTGGTGGCTATGTTCACCTTGCCATCAAGCATGAAGGCTATGACATTGTGCAGTGGCTGAATCAGCACGGCGTGGCGGCAGTTCTGCTGCGCTATCGACTGGGGCCGAAATATCACCATCCGATTGAGTTGGGAGATGCGCAGCGAGCAATTCGTTTCGCACGGTCGCATGCATCGGAGTGGGGCGTGGATACGTCGCACATCGGCATGTGGGGATTCTCGGCGGGTGGCCATCTGACATCGTCGGCGGGAACCCATTTTGACGCGGGAAATGCATCAGCAACCGATCCGATCGATCGCGTGTCGAGCAGGCCGGACTTTTTGGTGCTGGCTTACCCGGTGATTTCGTGGGATCCGACGGTGATGCATGCGGGTTCAAAGAAGTATCTGTTGGGCGACAATCCTGATCCTGCACTGGTGACTCTGATGTCGAGCGAACTGCAGGTTACGGAGCAGACGCCTCCAACCTTCTTGTTCAGCACCACTGATGACAGGACTGTACCGATTGCTAACTCAATTCTTTTCTATTCAGCACTAGTAAAGGCAAAAGTGCCGGTTGAGATGCATATCTTTCGGCATGGGGCGCACGGAGCAGGATTGGCTACAGGGAATCCAGAGTTGAGTGTTTGGCCTGACCTGCTACTAAAGTGGCTAAAGGAAAACGGCTGGGCGCAGTAG
- a CDS encoding fibronectin type III domain-containing protein yields MRNDGRLEPAPALRNIAATPATFLWSLAATGSDLYAGTGAPSGGSQLLKIDPKGAVTTAASFKELNVQAALALADDSILAATSPDGKVYRVTPGNTTPQVVFDPTQTTEKPKYLWSLALAKNGDLLIAAGAPATIFRVPLQSSNAKPQLLFRSGDQHIRSLAVAPDGTIYAGSDGAGLIYRISPEGKPFALYAAPKHEITSLALDAAGNLYAAAVGDRKPPALPPLPASGQPAAGMAITILQPGSAISATNNSIVPDGSEIYRIASDGTPLRLVSLQQDVVYALSVRNNMLFAATGNRGRVYRIDTAQANTYTDIAHTEASQVTAIAQTASGLALATANSGKILQVSDIVAANSTFVSDVFDASTTTRFGRVETEGSTSGIDLFVRSGNVENAHDSLAHLWSDWTPVKPEQTPLPIPAARYVQWKAVLHPGTQLRSVAVNYLQRNLPPQIDDIAVQPGARVPNSTGATSAGGGSIAVGFKGAPSAAPSLSIAETGAPPIIATRDRNAVTARWLAHDPNNDPLTFTVEYRDVRDTNWHILKTDIRERVYSFDSSLLPDGNYELRVTATDAAAHTTADALTGQRISDTFTLDTTPPVPGPLTASVANGKLHAAFEATDATSPIARAEYSLDAGEWEYMEPMGGLSDSLTEHYDLTLPVTGAGEHTIAIRLADRAGNATSVKAIAK; encoded by the coding sequence ATGCGGAACGACGGCCGCCTGGAACCAGCACCCGCACTTCGCAACATCGCTGCAACACCAGCAACGTTCCTGTGGTCACTCGCTGCCACTGGCTCTGATCTTTATGCCGGAACCGGAGCTCCTTCGGGCGGATCACAGCTTCTAAAGATCGATCCGAAAGGTGCAGTCACCACTGCTGCATCGTTCAAAGAATTGAATGTGCAGGCCGCCCTTGCGTTGGCCGATGACAGCATCCTCGCCGCAACGTCGCCTGATGGCAAGGTCTATCGCGTCACGCCCGGCAACACCACACCACAAGTCGTTTTCGACCCGACACAAACAACGGAGAAGCCTAAGTATCTCTGGTCACTTGCACTGGCAAAGAATGGCGATCTACTCATTGCCGCCGGTGCCCCCGCAACCATCTTCCGAGTACCATTGCAATCATCAAATGCGAAGCCACAACTTCTCTTTCGCAGCGGCGACCAGCACATCCGCTCACTCGCAGTAGCCCCGGACGGCACGATCTACGCGGGTTCGGACGGCGCGGGCCTCATCTATCGCATCTCGCCCGAAGGCAAGCCCTTCGCACTGTACGCTGCGCCTAAACACGAGATCACCTCGCTGGCGCTCGACGCCGCTGGAAACCTCTACGCAGCAGCCGTTGGCGATCGCAAACCGCCTGCATTGCCACCGCTTCCTGCATCTGGTCAGCCAGCCGCTGGCATGGCCATTACGATTCTTCAGCCCGGCTCGGCCATCTCCGCGACAAATAACTCCATCGTTCCCGATGGCTCTGAAATCTATCGCATCGCTTCGGACGGCACGCCACTGCGCCTCGTCTCGCTTCAGCAGGATGTGGTCTACGCCTTGTCTGTTCGCAACAACATGCTCTTTGCAGCCACGGGCAATCGCGGTCGTGTGTATCGGATCGACACCGCGCAGGCCAACACGTACACAGACATCGCTCATACCGAAGCTAGCCAGGTAACTGCCATCGCGCAGACAGCTTCCGGGCTCGCCCTGGCCACGGCGAATAGCGGCAAAATCCTGCAGGTGTCCGATATTGTTGCGGCCAATTCCACCTTCGTCTCGGATGTATTCGACGCCTCTACCACCACACGTTTTGGTCGTGTAGAAACCGAAGGGAGTACCTCTGGTATTGATCTCTTCGTCCGTTCAGGCAACGTCGAAAATGCGCACGATTCCCTCGCGCATCTCTGGTCGGACTGGACGCCCGTCAAGCCAGAGCAGACGCCACTTCCCATCCCTGCCGCGCGTTACGTGCAGTGGAAGGCGGTCCTGCACCCTGGCACTCAACTCCGCTCGGTTGCTGTGAACTATCTCCAGCGCAATTTGCCACCGCAGATCGACGACATCGCAGTGCAACCCGGCGCTCGTGTACCCAACTCCACAGGGGCAACATCCGCTGGCGGCGGCAGTATTGCTGTCGGCTTCAAGGGAGCACCGTCCGCAGCTCCATCACTCTCCATTGCCGAAACGGGCGCACCGCCCATTATCGCGACACGCGACCGCAACGCCGTTACCGCACGCTGGCTCGCGCACGATCCCAATAACGATCCGCTGACCTTTACGGTGGAATACCGCGACGTCCGCGATACAAACTGGCACATACTGAAGACCGACATCCGCGAACGCGTGTACAGTTTCGACTCCTCGCTGCTACCTGATGGCAACTACGAGCTCCGCGTTACAGCTACAGATGCTGCCGCACACACCACGGCTGATGCCCTCACAGGCCAGCGCATCTCTGACACCTTCACGCTGGACACCACGCCGCCTGTTCCCGGCCCTCTGACAGCCTCGGTGGCAAATGGCAAGCTGCATGCGGCCTTTGAAGCGACAGACGCCACCAGCCCAATCGCTCGCGCGGAATACTCGCTCGACGCGGGCGAGTGGGAATATATGGAACCCATGGGTGGGCTCAGCGATAGCCTCACCGAACACTACGATCTGACACTCCCAGTAACAGGCGCGGGCGAACACACAATAGCCATCCGCCTCGCTGACCGAGCCGGAAACGCCACCAGCGTAAAGGCCATCGCAAAGTAA
- a CDS encoding VWA domain-containing protein, translating into MSRTKHTLAAMVAATMLLPVAAMAQQTQTKPATPAQTDDAGPQQQDTPVILKKKRANAQEDEPPPPAPDQEKVKNPKELENYSIRVDVPVVTVDVSVQLQKTGQFVPGLKAENFRVTEDGVPQKLTDLRMQQKPITAVMLLEFAANSWAFIRDMQQASYVFFRQLKPEDYVAVVTYDLKTHILTDFTQDKQLTAEALQSLTIPGFSDTNEFDALSETLDRLSRIEGRKYIILVSSGRDTFSKLNLDQIYKKVRESKDITIYTVSTGGLARELSDSRGGMGAIARMDYLQADNQMKTMSAMTGGQSYFPIFQGAFPEVFASINNSIRNQYVLTYHPTNTAQDGTYRKIKVELVDREGQPLTMVDEKNKKLKYSVMARDGYRSRMPVE; encoded by the coding sequence TTGAGCAGAACGAAGCACACACTGGCCGCAATGGTTGCCGCGACGATGCTGCTGCCAGTAGCAGCCATGGCACAGCAGACCCAGACCAAGCCCGCTACGCCCGCGCAGACCGACGATGCCGGGCCGCAGCAGCAAGACACTCCCGTCATTCTGAAGAAAAAGCGTGCTAACGCACAGGAAGACGAACCACCACCGCCTGCTCCGGATCAGGAGAAGGTAAAGAATCCGAAGGAACTGGAAAACTACTCCATCCGCGTGGATGTGCCGGTGGTCACGGTGGATGTCAGTGTCCAGCTGCAGAAGACGGGGCAGTTTGTACCGGGGCTAAAGGCGGAAAACTTCCGTGTCACGGAAGATGGTGTGCCGCAAAAGCTGACCGATCTTCGAATGCAGCAGAAGCCGATTACTGCGGTCATGTTGCTGGAGTTTGCTGCGAATAGCTGGGCATTCATTCGCGATATGCAGCAGGCTTCGTACGTGTTCTTTAGACAGTTGAAGCCGGAAGATTACGTTGCCGTGGTCACGTACGACCTGAAGACTCACATCCTGACGGACTTTACGCAGGACAAGCAACTGACGGCGGAAGCGTTGCAATCGCTGACTATTCCGGGCTTCAGCGATACGAACGAGTTCGATGCATTGTCGGAAACGCTGGACCGTTTGAGCCGTATTGAAGGGCGCAAATACATCATCTTGGTTTCCAGCGGACGCGACACTTTTTCAAAGTTGAATCTGGATCAGATTTACAAGAAGGTTCGCGAATCCAAGGACATTACGATCTACACCGTAAGTACCGGCGGACTGGCGCGTGAGTTGTCGGATTCGCGCGGAGGTATGGGTGCGATCGCGCGCATGGATTATCTGCAGGCAGATAACCAGATGAAAACCATGTCTGCGATGACAGGCGGGCAGAGCTATTTCCCGATTTTTCAGGGTGCGTTTCCCGAGGTCTTCGCTTCCATCAATAACTCCATCCGCAACCAGTATGTGTTGACGTATCACCCTACCAACACGGCACAGGATGGAACGTACCGGAAGATCAAGGTGGAACTGGTGGATCGTGAAGGTCAACCGCTGACGATGGTGGATGAGAAGAACAAGAAGCTGAAGTACTCCGTGATGGCGCGTGATGGATACCGTTCGCGCATGCCAGTGGAGTAA
- a CDS encoding FtsX-like permease family protein translates to MRFELFIAARYLRAKRRQAVIGVITAISVAGVAAGVASLIIALAITNGMRRDLQSRLLGSTAHVDLMRVAGDGIRDWRPLLERLRQSPHVTAAAPGLYGQVLISRGPRSGGGLIKGVLPAEEKTVSDLLQSIKKGNATALESSGPMALPPIVFGSDLAETIGAGVGDTVMVTSPQGELTPLGVVPKYQRFQLVGIFHSGFYQYDSSYAFTRLVDAQRLFSEPDLISVISFKVDDMYRAKEIGKTIEKAAGQGFQATNWIDQNRELFRALSLERIVTFIVIALIVCVAALNILIALTMLVMEKTRDIAVLMSFGVKPEQVRRIFLAQGLLISLTGTVIGLVLGYSLSWIGGHYHFIQLSAEVYSIDYLPFAPRVLDGVLVATVSLAVSLLATLYPSGSAAKILPAEALRYE, encoded by the coding sequence ATGCGCTTTGAGCTTTTTATTGCTGCCCGTTACCTGCGCGCCAAGCGGCGGCAAGCGGTCATTGGTGTGATTACAGCGATTTCCGTGGCTGGTGTGGCTGCTGGTGTTGCGTCGCTGATTATCGCGCTTGCGATTACGAACGGGATGCGGCGCGATTTGCAGTCGCGGTTGTTGGGATCAACGGCGCATGTGGACCTGATGCGTGTGGCTGGAGACGGTATACGCGACTGGCGCCCGCTGCTGGAGCGGCTTCGGCAATCACCACATGTAACTGCCGCGGCTCCTGGGCTGTATGGACAGGTTCTGATCTCGCGCGGCCCTCGGTCTGGTGGCGGCTTGATCAAAGGTGTGCTCCCGGCGGAAGAGAAGACCGTCAGCGATCTTCTGCAATCCATCAAGAAGGGCAACGCAACGGCGCTGGAGAGCAGTGGACCGATGGCGCTTCCGCCAATTGTGTTTGGCTCGGATTTAGCGGAGACGATTGGTGCGGGTGTGGGCGATACCGTGATGGTGACGAGCCCGCAGGGTGAACTGACACCGCTCGGGGTCGTGCCGAAGTATCAGCGCTTTCAGTTAGTCGGCATCTTTCATTCGGGGTTTTATCAGTACGACTCCAGCTACGCATTTACGCGGCTCGTCGATGCACAGCGATTGTTCAGCGAGCCCGACCTGATCTCCGTCATCTCGTTCAAAGTTGACGATATGTATCGGGCGAAAGAAATCGGCAAGACGATTGAAAAGGCTGCTGGACAAGGCTTTCAAGCGACAAACTGGATCGATCAGAATCGTGAATTGTTCCGTGCATTATCGCTGGAACGCATTGTGACGTTCATTGTGATCGCGTTGATTGTGTGCGTGGCCGCGTTGAATATTCTCATCGCTCTCACGATGCTGGTGATGGAGAAGACGCGTGACATCGCCGTGCTGATGAGCTTTGGTGTGAAGCCAGAGCAGGTGCGACGCATCTTCTTGGCGCAGGGATTGCTGATCTCATTGACCGGTACGGTGATTGGGCTGGTGCTCGGCTATTCGCTGTCGTGGATAGGTGGGCATTACCACTTCATCCAGCTTTCGGCGGAGGTGTATTCGATTGACTATCTGCCGTTCGCGCCGCGGGTATTGGATGGAGTGTTGGTCGCGACGGTGTCGTTAGCAGTCTCGTTGCTGGCTACACTTTATCCGAGTGGATCGGCAGCGAAGATTTTGCCTGCAGAGGCGTTGCGATACGAGTAG
- a CDS encoding SpoIVB peptidase S55: MILPRKATLATAALAAVLPLANAAAQNAAQPPLHADPFPLSEVHRGLHGTAWTVFEGTDPEPMDVEILGRLKDAIGPGQDMILARLHGAKPEFTGVVAGMSGSPVYIDGKLLGALAFRIGQFSKEPICGITPIGSMFQVRDLPTLAPPAIATPLSKASVGETSPEIHAIDTPLVFSGFSQDTITRYADNFRNLGLEPVSGIGSASPDTHQPQPIVPGSAVSAIMARGDLNVAATCTVTYVDEKQLLACGHPMTQYGNISIPMTKSEVIATLASPMNAFKIVNSTETVGSFTQDRANAVAGTFGRTARMIPVAVDITPEPGSGLPAQSLHFEVLDNRQLTPQVMLAAVYQSLNQNNTAANQMSLRLTGDIALEDADGRPGTVHLTSTFAASDNQPAAQLATVSFAQKFLAVFGNDLAQPKITSVQLHAVAVPRRESAELETARLSTNEAQPGDTIQVEATIRPFQRESRVVRIPITLPTTLTPGPLRIFVSDGPSLDRLLTPPPAAGSVNLGLQDTVAQLNRTHSNDRLYVTLLDHQTQAVTAAAALPSLPPSIANVLQPMRGTRQITFTSETAAEAGSAPAEAQLSGAEVLTIRIR; this comes from the coding sequence GTGATTCTTCCCCGAAAGGCTACGCTGGCAACGGCTGCACTGGCTGCCGTTTTGCCGTTGGCGAACGCTGCGGCACAAAACGCCGCGCAGCCGCCCCTGCACGCCGATCCGTTCCCTCTCTCAGAGGTTCACCGCGGCCTCCACGGTACTGCCTGGACCGTCTTTGAAGGGACCGACCCCGAACCCATGGACGTCGAGATTCTGGGCCGTCTAAAGGACGCTATCGGCCCAGGCCAGGACATGATCCTCGCACGCCTCCACGGCGCCAAGCCGGAGTTTACCGGCGTCGTCGCAGGCATGAGTGGCTCGCCGGTGTACATCGACGGCAAACTCCTCGGAGCGCTGGCCTTCCGTATCGGCCAGTTCAGCAAAGAACCTATCTGCGGCATTACACCCATCGGCAGCATGTTCCAGGTGCGCGATCTGCCTACGCTCGCGCCGCCTGCGATTGCCACGCCGTTGAGCAAAGCCTCTGTTGGCGAAACCAGTCCGGAAATTCACGCCATCGACACGCCGTTGGTCTTCAGCGGATTCTCGCAGGACACCATCACCAGATACGCCGATAACTTCCGCAACCTCGGGCTTGAACCTGTTAGCGGCATCGGTTCCGCGTCTCCGGATACCCACCAGCCGCAACCCATCGTTCCGGGTTCCGCAGTCTCCGCGATCATGGCGCGCGGCGACCTTAACGTAGCCGCCACCTGCACGGTCACTTACGTCGATGAGAAGCAGCTCCTTGCCTGCGGCCATCCCATGACGCAGTACGGCAACATTTCCATTCCCATGACGAAGTCGGAGGTGATCGCCACACTCGCCTCCCCGATGAACGCCTTCAAGATCGTCAACTCTACGGAGACCGTCGGTTCGTTTACGCAGGACCGCGCCAACGCCGTGGCTGGAACATTCGGTCGAACCGCGCGTATGATCCCTGTCGCTGTCGACATTACACCGGAACCTGGCAGCGGCCTTCCTGCGCAATCGCTGCACTTTGAAGTGTTGGACAACCGCCAGCTCACACCGCAGGTGATGCTTGCCGCCGTGTATCAATCGCTCAACCAGAACAACACCGCGGCGAACCAAATGAGCCTTCGCCTCACTGGCGACATTGCGCTTGAAGATGCCGATGGTCGCCCAGGCACGGTGCACCTCACCAGTACTTTTGCCGCTTCTGACAATCAACCCGCTGCACAGCTTGCCACCGTTTCCTTTGCGCAGAAGTTTCTCGCTGTTTTCGGCAACGATCTCGCACAACCCAAAATCACCAGTGTTCAGCTCCACGCTGTTGCTGTGCCTCGCCGCGAATCCGCGGAACTGGAAACCGCGCGCCTCAGCACCAACGAAGCACAGCCAGGCGACACCATTCAGGTGGAAGCCACTATCCGGCCCTTCCAGCGTGAATCTCGCGTGGTGCGCATCCCCATCACCTTGCCGACGACGCTGACACCCGGCCCGCTGCGTATCTTCGTTAGCGACGGCCCTTCGCTTGACCGCCTGCTTACGCCGCCACCCGCTGCAGGCAGCGTGAATCTGGGCTTGCAGGATACGGTCGCGCAACTTAACCGCACCCATAGCAACGACCGACTCTACGTCACACTTCTTGACCACCAGACGCAGGCCGTTACCGCCGCAGCCGCGTTGCCGTCGCTGCCACCTTCCATTGCCAACGTGTTGCAACCCATGCGCGGCACACGTCAGATCACTTTCACCTCTGAGACCGCCGCCGAAGCCGGTTCCGCACCTGCGGAAGCCCAACTCTCCGGCGCGGAAGTTCTCACCATTCGAATCCGTTAG